GGTCTTGGCCGACGGGCTCCAGCGGGCCAGCCGCCAGCTGTAGAAGACCGAGCCGGCGGGGCCGGGGCGCGCCACGCGGCTGCGCGCCACGTAGGACTTGGTGCAGCCGGGGCCCGCCTCGGTCAGCACGGCCACCGTCACCTTGCCCGCCGTGACGACCTGCTCGGCCGGGGCCGTGATGGGCAGCTCGCGGGCCGACAGGGTGACCTGGGTGGCGGGCTCGGCGATCGTCGTGCCGGCGTTACTGTAGGCGGTGAAGCCGACGTAGGCGCTGGTGAAGGCCAGGGCCGCCACGAACAACTTGGCGGCGTTGGCGGTCCCGCTGGTGAGGACGGCTGCGCTTCTCGTCGACATCTTCAACACCCCTCTTGGCTCATCCCAAGAGTGAGGGTGGGTGGTTGAGTGCTGGTTGTCGGCGGGTTGCACCTTTTGCGGGAGGCTTGCAAGGGCGGTGTGGCCCTGGCTCGCACCTGAAGGGTAAGGTAAGGCTGGCCTTAGGTTTGTGGAGGGGTGGTGGGCCGGGCATGAGGCAGGTAGTCGGCGCCGTCCCCGCGCCGGGCGAGCCGTTCTGGCTGGGGCTGCCGTACTGGCTCGTGGGAGCCGTCCTCATCCTGGCGCTGTTCGGAGCGTTCCAGGTCTACTACTGGGTCGGCCGCAAGCTCGGCGAGAAGCTGTACGACTCGCGCGTCGGCGTCAAGGTCGGGCGCGAGCGGATCCAGAAGATCGAGCACGTCGTCGAGCGGTGGGGGGCGCTGGCCGTCTACGGGTGCTTCTGGGTGCCCATGCTGCGGCACACGCTGCCGTGGGTGGCGGGGGCGTTGCGGGTGTCCTACCCCTGGTACGTGGTCGCCAGCGCGCTGGGGTGCCTGACGTGGGCGCCGCTGTGGTGGTTCGGCGGGACGGCGGCCGTGTTCGGCTGGATGGAGCTGGCCAGGCGGTCGCCGGTCGCGGCGGGGGCCGTGGCCGTGGTGGTGGCCGGGGGCGTGACCTGGCTGGTGATCCGGCGCCGGCGCAGGCGTCAGCGCGCCGGCGAGGACCAGGCCCTGGCCTCCTGACGCACACCCGCGGCCCGCGACCGCGCGTGGCGGGCGCGGGCCGGGAGGCCGTCAGGCGCCGACGTAGTCCGCCAGGTGCTCGCCCGTGAGCGTGGAGCGGGCGGCGACGAGGTCGGCAGGGGTGCCTTCGAAGACGACCCGCCCGCCGTCGTGACCGGCCCCTGGGCCCAGGTCGATGATCCAGTCGGCGTGCGCCATGACCGCCTGGTGGTGCTCGATCACGATGACCGACTTGCCCGCGTCCACCAGCCGGTCCAGCAGCCCGAGCAACTGCTCGACGTCGGCGAGGTGCAGCCCGTTGGTCGGCTCGTCCAGGACGTAGATCCCGCCCTTCTCCGCCATGTGGGTGGCCAGCTTGAGCCGCTGCCGCTCGCCGCCCGACAGCGTGGTGAGCGGCTGCCCGATCGTGAGGTAGCCGAGCCCGACGTCGGCGAGCCGTTCGAGGACGGCGTGCGCGGCCGGCGTGCGTGCCTCGCCCGCGCCGAAGAACTCCTCGGCCTCGTTCACCGACATCGCGAGCACCTCGCTGATGTCGCGCCCGCCGAGCCGGTAGTCCAGCACCGCGGCCTGGAACCGCTTGCCCTCGCACTCCTCGCAGGTGCTGGAGACGCCGGCCATGACGCCCAGGTCGGTGTAGACGACGCCGGCGCCGTTGCAGCCGGGGCAGGCGCCCTCGGAGTTGGCGCTGAACAGCGCCGGCTTCACGCCGTTGGCCTTGGCGAACGCCTTGCGGATCGGCTCCAGCAGCCCCGTGTACGTCGCCGGGTTGCTGCGCCGGGAGCCCTTGATCGGGCTCTGGTCCACCGACACCACGCCCGCGCCGGCGGGGATGGAGCCGTGCACGAGCGAGCTCTTGCCGGAGCCCGCGACACCCGTGATGACGGTGAGCACCCCGAGCGGGAGGTCCACGTCCACGTTCTTGAGGTTGTGCGTCGTCGCGCCGCGGATCTCCAGCTTGCCCGTGGGCTCGCGGACCGTCTGCTTGAGCGCGGCCCGGTCGTCGAGGTGGCGGCCGGTGATGGTGCCGGCGGCCCGCAGGTCCGCCACGGTGCCCTCGAAGCAGACGGTGCCGCCTGCCGAACCGGCGCCGGGGCCGAGGTCGACGACGTGGTCGGCGATCGCGATCACCTCCGGCTTGTGCTCCACGACGAGCACCGTGTTGCCCTTGTCCCGCAGGCGCAGCAGCAGGTTGTTCATGCGCTGGATGTCGTGAGGGTGCAGGCCCGCGGTGGGCTCGTCGAAGACGTAGGTGACGTCGGTGAGCGAGGAGCCGAGGTGCCGGATCATCTTGGTGCGCTGGGCCTCGCCGCCCGACAGCGTGCCGGCCGGCCGGTCGAGCGACAGGTAGCCCAGCCCGATCTCCACGAACGACTCGAGCGTCCGCAGCAGCGCGGTCAGCAGTGGCTTCACCGACGGCTCGTCCAGCCCTCTGATCCAGTCGACCAGGTCGGTGATCTGCATCGCGCAGGCGTCGGCGATGTTGACGCCGGCGATCCGCGACGACCGCGCCGCCTCGCTGAGCCGGGTGCCGTCGCACTCGGGGCAGGTGGTGAAGGTCACCGCCCGGTCCACGAACTCGCGGATGTGCGGCTGCATCGCCTCGCGGTCCTTGGACAGGAACGACTTCTGGATCCTCGGGATCAGCCCCTCGTAGGTGAGCGTGGACCCCTCGACCTTGACCTTGATCGCCTCCCGGTAGAGGAAGTCCCGCATCTCCTGCTCGGTGAAGTCGCGGATGGGCTTGTTCGGGTCCAGGAAGCCGGAGGCGGCGTAGGTGCGTACCGTCCACCAGCTGTCCGACTTCCAGCCGGGGATGGTGAACGCGCCCTCAGCGATCGACTTGGAGTCGTCGTAGAGCTGGGTGAGGTCGATGTCGGAGACCGTGCCGCGGCCCTCGCAGCGCGGGCACATGCCGCCCAGGCGTGTGTACGTCGCCCGCTCCGCCTTCTTGGCGCCGCGCTCGACGGTGATGGCGCCGCTCGCCCGCACCGTGGGGACGTTGAAGGAGAACGCGTTCGGCGAGCCGATGTGCGGCTGCCCGAGCCTGCTGAACAGGATGCGCAGCATCGCGTTGGCGTCGGTGGCGGTGCCGACCGTGGAGCGGGGGTCGGAGCCCATCCGCTGCTGGTCGACGATGATCGCGGTGGTCAGCCCGTCGAGCACGTCCACGTCGGGCCTGGCCAGCGTCGGCATGAAACCCTGCACGAAGGCGCTGTAGGTCTCGTTGATCATCCGCTGCGACTCCGCGGCGATCGTGTTGAACACCAGCGAGCTCTTGCCCGAGCCGGACACGCCGGTGAACACGGTCAGCCTGCGCTTCGGGATCTCGATGCTGACGTCCTTGAGGTTGTTCTCGCGCGCGCCGTGCACGCGGATCAAGCCGTGGCTGTCGGCAACGTGCGGCTCGGCAGGCTGCGTGTTCGTGGTCGTATCCCTGCTCATCGTGTCTCCATCCGTCAGGCCCGGCTGTGGGGCGGGGCCGCTCTCACGGTCTCCGTCGGTGCTCAGGCGTCCTGGAGCACGCCGAGGACGTTGCCGTCGGGGTCGGTGAAGGTGGCCACCAGCCGGCCGCCGCCCACGTCGCGGGGCTTGTCCTGGACCGTGCCGCCGGCGGCGGTGACCTCGGCCAGCTTCGCCTCGATGTCGTCCACCTGCCAGTACGCCACGGGCCCCGTCATGCCCTGCTCCGCACCGCCGGGGACCAGCCCGATGTGCTGACCCTCGGCCTCGAACCCGACATAGTAGGACTCATCGGTCTGAGGTGCGAAGCCGAGCAGCGCGGTGTAGACGGCCTTGGCCGCCGCGAGGTCGGAGACGGGGTGCAGCACGGTCTTGATGCCCTGGGTGGTCATGGGTCTGCTCCTGCAGTCGGGGGTCGTCGCGACCCGGGTGCGTCATCGGGCCGGGAATGCCCGAAGAACGGTGTATCTGCAGGTTAGGCGGGATGCCGTGAGCGACGCTTCTCGATTCCTGATCGGTTCGCCCGGCGCGGGAGGGGCCGGGGTCAGCCCGTCTCCGCCGGGGTTCCCGCGCCGCTCCGGTCGTCGATGGGGGCGTCGGGGGCGTTCCTGCGTACGGTCTCGATGCCGTTCACGCACGCCACCTTGTTCGGGAAACCCTCGCCGGTCGCCAGCGTCTGCCCGTTGTTCGCGACCAGCGCGAAACGGTAGCCGCCCTGGCCGTCCTCGCTGATGATGAATCTTCCTGCCATGGCCGCCGCTCCCCCGCCATATCGGATCTATCAATGATTTACCCCCATCTGAGGACGGCTCGCGGCCTATTCCGGCAAACGGCGCGTCCGGCTCTGTCAACATGATGTCCATGCGTATTGGGCGTTTGATGGGCTCTGTCGTGATCGCCTTGGTCGTCGGGGCCTCCTCCCCCGCCATGGCCGCCGACGAGCCGACCGTGGGGGCCAAGGCGGCATACGTCATCGACTCCGCTGGAACGGTGCACGTCGGCAAGCGGGAGACGAAGCGGGTGCCGGTGGCCAGCCTCGTCAAGATCATGACTGCGTACGTGGTGCTCCGCGAGGGCAACCTGACCGACACGATCACGATCACCGCGACCGACGTCAAGTACGCCGCCAAGAACGGCGCCGCTACGGCGGGCCTGCGCAAGGGTGAGCGCTTCACCACCCGGGACCTGCTGTACGCGCTCATGCTGCCGTCGGGCGCCGACGCGGCCAACGCCCTGGCCCGCCACTACGGGCCCGGCAAGACGGCCTTCGTCGCCAAGATGAACCGCACGGCCCGCTCCCTCGGCCTCACCGACACCCACTACACGAACGCCGACGGCATGCCCACCCCGGCCAACGGCGGCTACTCCACGGCCGTCGACCAGGCCAAGCTGGCCGGGCTCGCGCTGCGCAGCACCGTCTTCACGACCGTGGTCGGCAGCCAGGCGCACAAGGTGACCAAGACCAAGGTGCACCGGGCGCACACCTGGCGCAACACGAACAAGCTGCTCACGCGGGCCGACGGGGTGCTCGGCGTGAAGACCGGTTACACGAACGCGGCCGGTTACTGCCTGCTGTTCGCCGGCGAGCGCAACGGGCT
The nucleotide sequence above comes from Nonomuraea gerenzanensis. Encoded proteins:
- a CDS encoding DedA family protein; the protein is MRQVVGAVPAPGEPFWLGLPYWLVGAVLILALFGAFQVYYWVGRKLGEKLYDSRVGVKVGRERIQKIEHVVERWGALAVYGCFWVPMLRHTLPWVAGALRVSYPWYVVASALGCLTWAPLWWFGGTAAVFGWMELARRSPVAAGAVAVVVAGGVTWLVIRRRRRRQRAGEDQALAS
- a CDS encoding ATP-binding cassette domain-containing protein gives rise to the protein MSRDTTTNTQPAEPHVADSHGLIRVHGARENNLKDVSIEIPKRRLTVFTGVSGSGKSSLVFNTIAAESQRMINETYSAFVQGFMPTLARPDVDVLDGLTTAIIVDQQRMGSDPRSTVGTATDANAMLRILFSRLGQPHIGSPNAFSFNVPTVRASGAITVERGAKKAERATYTRLGGMCPRCEGRGTVSDIDLTQLYDDSKSIAEGAFTIPGWKSDSWWTVRTYAASGFLDPNKPIRDFTEQEMRDFLYREAIKVKVEGSTLTYEGLIPRIQKSFLSKDREAMQPHIREFVDRAVTFTTCPECDGTRLSEAARSSRIAGVNIADACAMQITDLVDWIRGLDEPSVKPLLTALLRTLESFVEIGLGYLSLDRPAGTLSGGEAQRTKMIRHLGSSLTDVTYVFDEPTAGLHPHDIQRMNNLLLRLRDKGNTVLVVEHKPEVIAIADHVVDLGPGAGSAGGTVCFEGTVADLRAAGTITGRHLDDRAALKQTVREPTGKLEIRGATTHNLKNVDVDLPLGVLTVITGVAGSGKSSLVHGSIPAGAGVVSVDQSPIKGSRRSNPATYTGLLEPIRKAFAKANGVKPALFSANSEGACPGCNGAGVVYTDLGVMAGVSSTCEECEGKRFQAAVLDYRLGGRDISEVLAMSVNEAEEFFGAGEARTPAAHAVLERLADVGLGYLTIGQPLTTLSGGERQRLKLATHMAEKGGIYVLDEPTNGLHLADVEQLLGLLDRLVDAGKSVIVIEHHQAVMAHADWIIDLGPGAGHDGGRVVFEGTPADLVAARSTLTGEHLADYVGA
- a CDS encoding VOC family protein — protein: MTTQGIKTVLHPVSDLAAAKAVYTALLGFAPQTDESYYVGFEAEGQHIGLVPGGAEQGMTGPVAYWQVDDIEAKLAEVTAAGGTVQDKPRDVGGGRLVATFTDPDGNVLGVLQDA
- a CDS encoding YegP family protein → MAGRFIISEDGQGGYRFALVANNGQTLATGEGFPNKVACVNGIETVRRNAPDAPIDDRSGAGTPAETG
- a CDS encoding D-alanyl-D-alanine carboxypeptidase family protein — translated: MGSVVIALVVGASSPAMAADEPTVGAKAAYVIDSAGTVHVGKRETKRVPVASLVKIMTAYVVLREGNLTDTITITATDVKYAAKNGAATAGLRKGERFTTRDLLYALMLPSGADAANALARHYGPGKTAFVAKMNRTARSLGLTDTHYTNADGMPTPANGGYSTAVDQAKLAGLALRSTVFTTVVGSQAHKVTKTKVHRAHTWRNTNKLLTRADGVLGVKTGYTNAAGYCLLFAGERNGLQVVGVLLDDGNERRFSTAEKLLDYAGEQIGLG